The DNA segment GCCAACCGGGCCGGCGTGGAGATCATCGCACAGAAAGAGGGCTCCGACCCGGCGGCCGTGATTTATGACGCCATTTCGGCGGCAAAATCCAGAAACGCCGACGTCCTGATCTGTGATACGGCAGGCCGCCTTCACAACAAAAAGAACCTGATGGAGGAATTAAAAAAGATCAACCGCATCATCGACAAGGAGTACCCGGAGGCTTACCGGGAAACACTTGTAGTCCTGGACGGTACCACCGGCCAGAACGCCCTTGTCCAGGCAAGACAGTTCATGGAGGCGGCAAATATTACGGGCATCATCCTCACAAAATTAGACGGGACGGCCAAAGGCGGCATTGCCGTGGCGATCCAGTCGGAGCTTGGCATCCCGGTGAAATACATCGGCGTCGGCGAGAAGATCGACGACCTCCAGAAATTCAATTCCCATGATTTTGTAAACGCACTGTTCCAGAGAGACGAAAGCAGAGAGAAAGAAGAGGGCTGACAGAGATGATAGAAGAACTGACACTGGAAAAATTTGAAGAGGCATCGGAAATCGTAAAAGAAATCACGCTGGAGACAAAGCTCGTGTACAGCGAATACTTTTCTGCCAGCACCGGCAACAAGGTCTATTTTAAGCCGGAGAACATGCAGTACACAGGCGCCTACAAGGTGCGCGGCGCCTACTATAAAATCAGCCAGCTCACGAAAGAAGAGCGGGAGCGGGGCCTGATTACGGCGTCGGCCGGAAACCATGCCCAGGGCGTCGCCTACGCGGCCAGGCTGGCCGGCGTAAAGGCCACGGTCGTCATGCCG comes from the Eubacteriaceae bacterium Marseille-Q4139 genome and includes:
- the ftsY gene encoding signal recognition particle-docking protein FtsY; amino-acid sequence: MEEKKKGFFSRLVAGLSKTRDNIVSGMDSIFSGFSAIDEDFYEELEETLIMGDMGIQTTMAVIEDLKKTVKEQHIKDPSQCREVLIESIRKKMDLGENAYEFENRKSVVLVIGVNGVGKTTSIGKLADQLKADGKRVILAAADTFRAAAIEQLTEWANRAGVEIIAQKEGSDPAAVIYDAISAAKSRNADVLICDTAGRLHNKKNLMEELKKINRIIDKEYPEAYRETLVVLDGTTGQNALVQARQFMEAANITGIILTKLDGTAKGGIAVAIQSELGIPVKYIGVGEKIDDLQKFNSHDFVNALFQRDESREKEEG